CATGAGCGGTGTCGTACAGAATCAGGACAGTTACATGAAGGGCAAGATCGCCCAGCGGTTCTTCTACGATCGTCTGCCGACGATTGTTGAGGGGGTCATGGAGCGGTTCTACTCCCTGACAGGCCGTCGGTACGGTCTGGTGGAGGCATACAAGCTGGAGGATGCCGACTATGCCATTGTGGGAATGGGAGGGTTGGTCGAGACCGCCATGGCGACTGTCGATTATCTGAGGACTCACCGCGGGATTCGAGCGGGCGCCCTCCACGTGACCAGCTTCCGCCCATTTCCCGGCCCGCAGATCGTTGAGGCGACGAAGCACCTGAAGGCGATGGCGGTGATCGAGCGGATGGATAACCCGCTGGCCCAATCGAATCCGCTTACCGCCGAGATCAAGGCGGCCTTTGCCGATGCGGCGACGGGCGCTCCAGAGTTCCCGCCGATAGGGCGGCTCCCGATCATCTATTCCGGTTCGGCCGGCCTCGGCAGCCGGGATATCCGGCCAGGCGATCTGGTGGCCGCGATCGACAATATGCGGCGCGACGATGGCGGGTCTCGCTACTTCGTTGTGGGGATCAAGCACGACCTCGCGCTTGTGCCCGCCGATGATCCGGATGTCCGGCCGTCCGGGACCTTTTCGATGCGCGGTCATTCGGTCGGCGGCTTCGGATCGGTGACCACCAACAAGGTGATCGCCACGATCGTCGGCGATCTCTTCGGTTTGAAGGTCCAGGCCTACCCGAAGTACGGCTCTGAGAAGAAGGGGTTGCCGACAACCTACTATCTGACCGTGGCCAACGAGCGGATTCGCACCCACTGCGAGCTGACGCAGGTCGATTTTGTGCCCCTCAACGATATCAACGCCTTCAATCTTGGCAACCCGCTGGCCGGCCTCGCGACGGGCGGCATGGTCTTTATTCAGACCGACAAAAAGACGCCGGAGGAGGTCTGGACAGGGATTCCTGACTATGCCAAGCGGATCATCCGCGAGCGGCGTATCCGGGTCCTCGCCCTGGATACCGTGAAGATTGCGCGCGAGGTCGCCAGCTCTGCAGACCTGGAGCAGCGGATGCAAGGAATTGTCCTGTTGGGCATTTTCCTGCGCTGCACGCCGTTTCTCCGCGAGCAACAGTTGTCCGAGGAGCAGGTCTTCCCGGCGGTGGAGCGGTCGCTGCGAAAGTATTTCGGCAAGCGGGGTGAGCAGGTAGTTCGGGACAATATGGCGGCAGTGAGGCGCGGCTACACAGAGGTCTTCGAGGTCCCGGCGGAGACGATGGCATACGTAGAAACGGGCGGCTGAGTCTGTGTAGGTCGGGTTAGCGTAGCGTAACCCGACATCCTCCGGTGAGCCGTCGGGTTACGGCCTTGACGGCCTAACCCGAACCTACGATACCAAAGAAGGAGTGCCGATGGCGGAGGAGCTCGTCAGAGACTGGATGCACCGGGGCGTGATTACGTGCGGGCCCGAGACGTCTATCCAGGCGGTGGCCGATGCAATGAAGGCGCACGACATCAGTGCCCTGGTAGTGGTGGACGAGGCGGGCGACGCGATCGGCGTCATCTCCCGCACCGATCTCGTCAACGCGCGGTTCATCGAGCCGTATCTGAAGCACTGGCGCGGCCTGACCGCCAAGCACCTGATGAGCGCGCCGGTCGTCAGCGTCTCGGATACGACGCCGCTTGCCGAGGCGGCGGCGCGCCTCCGCGACCGGAAGATCCACCGGTTGGTGGTGATCGAAAGGCATGGGCCACACGAGAAGCCGATCGGCATCCTCTCGATCACCGATCTGGCCGGGAAGGCGTAACAAAAGAGCAGAAAGGTTCAGCTATGACAGAGTACGAGCCACGATATAACCCTTTGGACGAAGAGCACGTCGAACAGGTCGCCGGGACCAAGCCTCGCGGGCTTGAGAAGGAGATCCACGAAAGCGCCCTGCCGCCGACCGGAGTGCTGGAGCTTGATCTTGAGCAGTATGTGGGCGACTTCAACGAGCGGATCATCGGGGCGTATGCGGCCGGGACCGGAGAGCAGAGCCTGCCCGCCGATGTCGGAGTGGCCCGCAGTCTGATCCCGCCTGGGACCGGCGCCCTGCGCGACTTCAGCTATATTGCGCCGGAGATCCCGCGGTTCGACCGGGATAAATGCGTCGGCTGCATGTCCTGTGTCACCGAGTGCCCCGATACCGCCATCCTGGGGAAGGCGATCCCCAAGTCGCACCTGGAGGCCGAGTTGAGCGCTATCAGCGATTCTCAGGAGCGGGATGGGATTCGAGCCCAGTGGGCGGTGACGCGGAAATACTACGAGGTCTTCGAAAAGAAGGGCGAAGAAGGCGCCCTATTCGGTATCTTCGTCGATCCGACCAAGTGCAAGGGGTGCGCCGAGTGTGTCGAGGTTTGCGACGCCCTCGGCTACCATGCCCTCGCGATGATCAAAAAGGACGAGCAGACGATCCCCAGGTATCGGAGTTATTTCAACTTCTTCCGACAGGTCGGTCCGACCCCGCGCGCCTATATCAATGAGCGCGCCCTGGCCGACATGATGCTGTCCGACGAGGCGCTGTTGTATGTCGGCGGCGCCGGATCGTGCATGGGGTGCGGTGAGGCGACGGCGATCCGAATGATGCTGGCTGCCACCGGATTCGTGTATGGCGCCGAGCATGTGGGGATCGTGGCGGCGACCGGGTGCAACACGGTTTACGGCTCGACCTATCCCTACAACCCGTTCCTGGTACCGTGGACCAACTCCCTGTTCGAGAATGCGCCGGCGGTCGCGATGGGGGTTCGCGCGAAGTGGGACCAACGGGGATGGCAGCAGAAGAAGGTCTGGGTCATCGGGGGCGACGGTGCCATGTACGACATCGGCTTCCAGGCGTTGTCGCGGATGCTGGCGTCGGGGATGGACATCAATGTGCTGATCCTGGATACGCAGGTCTACTCCAATACGGGAGGACAGGCCTCCACGGCGACCTACACCGGACAGGATGCCAAGATGGCCATTGTCGGGAAGGCAACACCCGGCAAACGGGAGCGGCGCAAAGAGCTGGCGCTCATCGCCATGATGCACCCTGATACCTTCGTCGCGCAGACCACCGCCGCCCACATTAATCACTTCTACCGGGCTATCATGGCGGCCAACGAATACCCGGGCCCGGCCGTGGTGACAGTCTACACGACCTGTCAGCCGGAGCACGGCGTGGCGGACGACCGGTCGTCGTACCAGGCGAAGCTGGCGGTCGATTCGCGGGCCTTCCCGCTCTTTGTGTACGACCCGCGCAAGGGCGAACGGATCAAAGAGCGACTCAGCCTGGCGGGCAACCCGGCCGTCGGCGACGACTGGTACCGACTGCCGCATACGGGAGAGGTGGTCGATTTTGTTGCGTTTGCCAGGACGGAGGGTCGGTTCGCAAAGCAGTTCGACGCCGAGGGCCGCACGTCCGACACCCTGCGCGACGCCCAAGCCGATCGGCTTCAGTACTGGCGACGCCTGCAAGAGTTAGCCGGCGTACGATAAAAGAAGCGCGGGCGCGATGGCCCCCTGCTATGCCCGGAGACGCATCGGTCAGACGGTTGCGTAGTCACGCGTCGGCGTCTCCTAACAGGTCGATTTCATGGCACGCAGCACATCGATATGTTATGCTTAATCAGCTATTGTCACCCTGTTGTATGGGGGTGGCGTGGGTGAAAGGCATAACTCGAACGATGTAATGTCGAATATGTAAGGCTCGGATCACGGTTCGGGCTGGAAAGGGGTCAGGCGGTAGTTTGCCGAAGGAGGAGTATGTATCCAGTTATCAGCGGATTTGACCATCTGGTCTTTGCCGAGGCACCCAAGCTGATCTATTGGGAGCTGACGCGGGCCTGCGACCTGGTCTGCACGCATTGTCGCGCCGAGGCGATTGCGATGCGCGACCCGTTTGAGCTCAGTACGGAGGAGGCCAAGGTGCTGCTCGGGCAACTCCGGACGTTCGGCGATCCGCCCCCCCAGCTTGTCATGACCGGCGGCGACCCGTTGAAACGTCCTGATTTCTTTGAGCTGGTGCGGCATAGCCGAAGCATCGGGATGCCGACATCCGTTGCGCCGAGCGGCACCCCGCTCCTCACGCCGGACGCCATCGCGGCGCTGGCGGAAAACGGGGTGATGAGCATATCGCTGAGCATCGACGGCGCCACGGCCGGGAGCCACGATCGATTTCGCGGCGTTGCCGGGTGCTTTGAGACCACCATGCGCGCCATTCAGGCTGTCCGGGCGGCGGGGATCCCGCTGCAGATCAATACCCTTGTCACCCCCGAAACCATGGCGGAACTGCCCGGCGTATTCCGGCTGCTGAAGGACTTGGGGATCATGCGGTGGAGTCTCTTTTATCTGATCGCCACGGGGCGCGGTCGGGCCCTCCGTGAGATCAGGCCCAGCGAGGCCGAGGCGCTGCACAACTGGATCTACGACCTCGTCAAGACGGCGCCGTTCGCCATCAAGGCGACGGAGGCCCCGCATTTTCGCCGCGTGGCCTACATGCGCATGAAGCTGGAAGGCCTGGACGACACCGCGATCCGCCAGACGCCTATCGGACGGGGCTTTGGAATCCGAGACGGTAACGGCATTATGTTCATCTCGCACACCGGGGATGTCTATCCGTCCGGATTCCTGCCGGTAACGGCCGGGAACGTACGCCGAGAGAGCCCTGTATCGATCTACCGTCATTCGGAGATATTTACGCGCCTCCGCGACGCCGATCAATATGGCGGCAAGTGCGGCCTCTGCGAGTTTCGCTGGGTGTGCGGCGGCTCGCGGGCCCGCGCGTTTGCCGAGACCGACGATCCCAATGGAAGCGACCCGCTGTGCGCCTACAGGCCGGAGGCTGCGCTGGTAGGGGCGGCGGACGGAGATCGAGGATAAGCAGCCGGTTAAACATCCCATTTATCCCTCAATCTACCCAATTCGGCATACAGATGCTCTAGCCGATTCGCGATATTGGGCTTACATTGTTATAGGAGATGTGGCGCTATAGGCATCAGGCTGAAAGCCGATAAAAAGCTGACGGCGCATCCGTAGGGACGGAAGGTCACGTATTGCAGCCGACCCGAAGGCGGCGCAGCCGACAGGAGGGACGAATGCAGATTTCACGGATCCTTTTTCCGACCGACTTCTCCCATGATGCCGAGCACGCATTCCAGTATGCGCTCACCTTTGCCCGCGAGTTCGGCGCCGAACTGCACCTGCTTCACGTCATCTACTTCCCCCCCCAAACGCCTGAATACGACATCGGACAGGTCATTGACAGCCTGGTCAAGAACGCCGAGGGCAGCCTGAAAAAGCTGGCCGAGAGCGTCGACGACCCGAAACCGGTGTTTCGTCTGGACGTACAGGTCGGGGTGGAGCACGCCGAGATCACGAAGTTTGCCGAGCGGGAAAAGATCGATTTGATCGTGATGGGAACCCGCGGACGAACGGGACTGGCGCATGTTTTTCTGGGTAGTGTTGCCGAACGGGTGGTACGCCACGCTTCCTGCCCCGTCCTGACCGTCAAACTCCCGGCACGGAAAGGCGGAGAGGGGGTAAAAAAGGAGTCAGCGACATGACACTGCAGCACAAGGCGTTGGCCCAGTATCTCGAAGCCGCCCTTGGCGGCGTTGTCCAGGTGCAGGCCGTTCGGCCGATCACAGGCGACGAATCTCACGTCGTCGGGAAGGAGCCTGGCGTGTTGCATGGTCACGATCTGAAGGCGTTCGGCTACGGCCGTCCGATCCAGATCGACCTGCTCCTGAATGGAGTCCCTCGCTCCTACGTCCTGTCCACGATGCGGGGCGGCCGTGGCTTCGGCCACGATCACAAGGCCGACAGGGCGGGCGCGTTGATCTGGGCGCATGAGGCGTACGGGAAACTGGCGCGCCATGTGGAGAGCATTGACGTCGGCTTCTTCACGCGCGACGGACAGTTGCAGTCGGCCGGGCGCGCGGAGGAGTATTTCCTTCTTGTAGACAAGGTCGAAGGGGCCACGTATCGGCTTGATCTGGAGCGGATTCTGGCGGAAGGGAACGCGTCGAAACTGGACTTCGACCGCGCCAGGGCGCTGTCGGACTATCTGGCCAAGATCCACGCCGAAAAAGAGCAGGACGAACAACTCTACTTCCGTCGGATCCGAGATCTGATCGGTCATGGCGAGGGCATCATGGGGATTCTGGACGGGTATCCGACGGATTACCCTCTTCTCCCTTCGAAGCAACAATACGTTGTCGAGTGCGGATGTGTGGCGTGGCGACAGTGCCTGAAAGAAAAGAGTGCGCGCCTGAGCATCGTCCATGGGGATTTTCACCCCTGGAACATCCTTTTTCGAGAGGGGACCGATTTCACGCTGCTCGACAGAAGTCGCGGGGAGTGGGGGGAGCCGGCCGATGATATCGCGGCTCTCAGCATCAATTTTCTCTTCTTCTCACTTCTGCGGTCGGGTCGGCTGGAGGGTCCGTTCCAGGCGCTGTTTGACTGCTTCTACGGCGGCTACCTCGAGCGGACCCGCGATCTCGATCTGAACTCCGTGATTCCGCCCTTCTATGTTTTCCGGGCGCTGGTCATCGCCAGCCCGCGTTGGTACCCTGACCTTCCGGAAGAGGTGCGCATCAAGCTGTTGAGGTTTGTGCAGGCGATGCTCCGGATCGAGCAGTTCGATCACAAGGATCTTAATCGATATCTATTGTGAGGATGACTGCGGTGGCGTGGGTGGCGTGGTTGACAGGACTGCCAGGAAGCGGCAAGAGCAGCGTGGCGCGCGAGACAGCTCGGCGCCTGGAGGCGCGCGGAATGCGGGTGCGGGTGTTGGAGCTCGATGAGATCCGACGGGTCGTCACCCCCTCGGCGAGCTACACGGTCCAGGAACGCGAGACGGTGTATCGCGCCCTGGCCTACATGGCGTGGCTGCTCTATAACGAAGGGGCGAGCGTGATCATCGATGCCACCGCCCACAGGCGGCGTTTCCGTGATGCGGCGCGCGCGCTGATCCCCGCCTTTGCCGAGATCTATCTATGCGCGTCGCTGGCCACCTGTCGGGCGCGGGCGGGAGATCGGCACGGCGGCTACGCCCCAGCCGATGTGTACGGGCAAGCGGGTCGAGAGGGATCGACGGTTCCCGGCGTCGACGAGATGTACGAGCCGCCGCTTCACCCCGAACTGGTGATTAATGCTGAGACACTTGACGTGAAGGACGCCGCGGAAGAGGCGGTGCAATTTCTTGAAGGCTTTCAGGCTGATCGGGCCAGAGTCTTGTTGAATGCAGATGATAAGGGCGGGTGTTGACTGCGGAGGGAGGACGATGAGCGCGCTAACGAATCCACGGGTGTTGGATCGCATACGTGAACAGGGTGAGCGAAGCGAGGCGTGCCCCTACTTGGAACGAGCCATTGTGACGTCCCGGTACCCCATCGAGGGCTACTGTGTGGGGCACCCTCACGGGAGACTTCGGGTTGTGACGATTGCCGAGTATCGTGAGTTGTGCACGACGGCCGACCACGTCCAGTGTGAACTGTATCGCGAACTGCGTGAACAGGCTCTCGCCGAGGAAGGTCCGGAACGTGAGGCTGCCTGACACGAGAGCAAAAATGCACCCTCACCCCAACCCTCTCCCTCAGAGAGGGCGAGGGGGGAAAGAGTAGGAAGGAGGGGGGACCATGGCGCTTGTGAAGTGGACACCATTCGGCGATTTAGGCACATTCAGGCGAGAGATGGACCGGGTATTCGAGCGGTTTTTTGGCGAGCTGCCTCGTCTGGACCTGTCCGGAGGGGGGTGGACCCCGCACCTGGACATCACCGAAACCAAGGACCGCGTGATTGTGAAGGCTGAGCTGCCAGGGTTGGAGGCCAAAGACCTGGATATCACCATCTCCGGCAACACGCTGAGCCTGAAGGGCGAGAAGCGGCAGCTTAAAGAGGAACATGACGAACACCACCACCTGCTTGAGCGCTCCTACGGCGCCTTTGCTCGAACGGTTGAGCTTCCCGCGCCGGTGGCGGCCGACAAAATCAAAGCGGCCTTCAAAAACGGGGTGCTGACGATTACACTGCCGAAGACGGAGGAGGCCAAGCGAAAGGCAATCCCGATTCAGGTCGAGTGAATAGTGTGAAGTGCAAGGTGCGACGTTCAATGTGCCGCGCGCTTCGGGCAGGGCGCGTTGCGTCGCGCAATAAGGGGGGGAACGACCATGAAGACAGCCATGGTTGCGCGTAAGCATTACAGTATTGCATCATCTAAGAAGAGCGTGGATACGGAAACCGATTCGTACCTGGCCAAGGGCGCACCCGGTAAGATGGTGTGCCACGGGTGCCACGCCATTTCAACAGGGAGGCGATGGTACCAGGATGAGGCGGTGTACGCTACGCTTCTCAAAGCCGGAACAGTGAAAGAGATATTCTGTCCCGCATGTGAAAAGATTCGCGACGGTTACCCGAGCGGGCAGGTGACGCTCAAGGGAGAGTTCCTGGCCGAGCATCAGGATGAGATTCTGCGCATTATCGCCAACGAAGAGAAGCGGGCCAGAGAGCGCAATCCGCTTCATCGGATCATGGGTCTCCGCGAGGAGAACGGGCAGCTTGAGGTGACGACAACCGATGAGAAGCTGGCGCAGCGGCTCGGGCGCGAGCTACATAAGGCGTGCGGGGGGACCGTTGCGTACGGCTGGTCGCATGACAACAAAATCCTCCGAGTGCAGTGGGAGCGATGAGGGAGCAGACCGATGCCGCAGGCGCGCGTGCAACGGTTGCAGCAGCCGCCCATCGGCGAGCAGCCGATCGAGATCGTCGAGCGGAAAGGGCTGGGCCATCCCGATTCGATCTGCGACGCCGTGATGGAGGAGATCGCGCGGGCCATCAACGCCGAATATCAACAACGCTTCGGCCAGGTCCTTCACAACAATATCGACAAGGGGCTGCTGGTCGCAGGGCGGGTTCGGCGGCGGCTCGGCAAGGGGCGCGTACTGCAGCCGATGGAGCTCGTGATCGGCGACCGTGCAACCTACCGCGTCGGGCGGGTGCGCGTCCCGATCAAGGAGATCGCGGTGGAGGCGGCCAAGGGTTGGTTTCGCAAGTCGCTGCGACATGTGGACCCGAATCGGCACGTGCGGTATCGGGTTGTGCTGGCGGAGGGCTCGGACGAATTGGCCGACATCTTCAGGCGCGAGGGGGTCAGAGAGGCCAACGACACCTCGGCGGCCGTCGGCTATGCCCCCCTGAGCGAGACCGAACAGATGGTCCTGTGGGTCGAGCGATACCTGAACTCGCCCGGCTTCAAGGCGGCGTTCCCGGAAACGGGGGAGGATGTGAAGGTCATGGGGATCCGCGCGGACCGGGCGCTCACCATGATGGTCGCCATGCCGCTGCTGTGCAAGGCGATTACATCCGAAGCAGCCTATTTTCGCAAGAAGGCTGAGGTTATGGAGGCCCTGCGACAGGCGCTGCCGCCCTCGCCAGGGCTGGATACCATCGAGCTGGTCCTGAACGCGCTGGATCGTGAGGGGCGCGGGTTGGGCGGCATGTATCTGTCGCTGCTCGGGACGTCGGCGGAGGACGCCGATTCCGGGCAGGTGGGAAGGGGCAATCGCGTCAATGGGGTAATCCCCCTGAACCGGCCGGTAGGCGGAGAGGCGGCGGCCGGGAAAAACCCGGTGAGCCATATCGGCAAGATTTACACGGTGTTGTCGCATCGGATGGCCGATCAGATCTTCCGGCGGGTCGAAGGGGTGCGGGAGGTCTATGTCTGGCTTGTGGGTCAGATTGGCCGACCGGTCGATCAGCCATGGGCGGCGGTCCAACTCATCCAGGCGGCCGATGCGGAGGATGAGCAGATCACGCAGGGGTGCAGGTTAGTGATCGATCAGGAACTGAACCGTCTGACGGATTTTTGTGTTGAGTTAACCGAGGGAAAGTATCCTGTCTGCTGAGACCAAGGAAAGGAGCCGACGATGCGAGTTAAGGATCGAATGAGGCGCTCGCTGGTCAGTGTCGCACAGTCCGACACGCTGGATCATGCGCTGACAACGTTAAAGCGATTTAACATTCGCCACCTCCCGGTCGTCAAGGGGGACCATGTGGTGGGGATTGTGTCGGATCGGGACGTCAAGAAGGCTGCGCCCTCTCCGTTTGACTATCCGACCGCGGAGGAGTTTCGAGCCTTTACATCCGCAGTGTCCGTCAAGGAGATCATGACGAAGGAGGTGGTCACGGTGGCTCCGCTCACCCCCATCGAGGAGGCGGCCAGCCTGATGAGCCAGAAGCGGATCGGCGCGCTGCCGGTCGTCCAGGAGGGGCGGCTGATCGGGATGATCACTGAGACCGATGTCCTGGGCGTCATGACCGAGATGATGGGCGCGACGCAGACGGCATCTCGCATTGAGATTGAGATTCCGGCGAGTCCTGGAACGCTCACCGAGGTCATCGGGATCGTCGAGGGGCAGCAGATAGAGATTGCCAGTCTCGTGACCTTACCGGCTCGTGAAGGGGCCAGGCGTCTCCTTATCATGAGGCTACGAACGATCAATCCGGACCCCGTCGTCAGGGCGTTGGAGGCGCGCGGTTATCCGCAGGTAGTCGGCGAATTTGTCAGCTAGTGTACTGATCCCCCTCACCCTCGCCCTCTCCTTCAATGGGGGCGAGGGAAACATAGAAGGGCCTCCGCTATATCCCGAGAGGCGAGGGATACGAAAAAGATCTCCTCTCTCCAAAGGGGCGAGGGGCACCAAAAAAAAGATCTCCTCTCCCCCACACCTGGGGGAGAGGATGGAGGTGAGGGGGAAATAGGCAACGGGTGTCCGACTCGGGACACGAGTGCGGCCATGCAAAAGATCCTGATGAGTGTGGACGGATCGTTCGCCGCGGAGGCGGGGGCACGCTACGCCCTTGCGCTGGCCAAGGCCTGTGACGCGGAGCTTGATCTGCTCTTTGTCGCGGCGGATCAATCGGCCGGCCCGATGAGACGCGCCGAGGAGTCGCTGCTGCGCCTGCTTCGGCAGGCGCATGCGCTTGGTCTGAAGGCGCGGAGCATAACCGAGATCGGCGATCCGGTCCGGGTCATGCGGGACTGTGTCTCGCGCGAGGCGATCACGCTGGCTATGGCGTCCGTGACCGGACCGGAAACGGCGCGCCGTCTCCTGCGCGAGATCCCTTGCGCCATGCTGCTGGTCCGGGTGGTCCATCCGGGTAGGATGGCATCGCCGCACGAGATTCTGGTCCCGGTCTATGGCGGCGAGTTCGAGGGCGGCAGCCTCGAGTCGGCGGCCGATCTCCTGGCCAGTCTTGGAGCGTACTGGCACGCTCGGGTCGTCCTCTTACAGTTGAGGCAGCCGCTGACGCGGCTGTTCGAGCGTCGACGCTTCGGAGAGGAGACGCCGGAACAGGCGGAACGTAAGCTGATCCCGATTGTGACTGCGCTCTCCCGCCGGGGCATGGCGACGGGGACGCGGGTCTCGCGGGGCCGTCGCCACGGTCCCGGCATCACGGCTGAGGCGGCCGCTAGACGCCATGATCTCATCTTTGTGGGGACGAAGGGGCCGAAACGCTTCCTGCAGTGGTTACGCACTGAGACCGTCGACCATCTGGTGCGGAAGAGTCCATGCGACCTGATGCTTTTCCGACCGGCGGCCGCCTGAGATCGTCGATCCTGCTGGCGGGAGATGAGAGACCATGCAGATTCACCGTCTGTCGGTTGAAGAGGCGCTGAAGGCCCTCGGAACCGGAGACCAGGGGTTGAGCGAGGCCGAGGCGGCGAGCCGACTCCGCGAATTCGGCTCCAACGAACTCCATGCCGCGGAACGCATACCGGTCCTGGCCATGCTGGGGCGGCAGTGCACGCACTTTCTGGCGCTGCTGCTGTGGGCCGCGGCGGCGCTGGCGTTCGTCGCGGATTGGATGAAGCCCGGCGAGGGAATGGATCTGCTCGCCTGGGCGATCATCGGGGTGATCGGGGTGAACGCCCTCTTCTCATTCGTGCAGGAGTACAAGGCGGAGCGGGCGATTATCGCCTTGAGGCGCCTCTTGCCGATGCGCGTGAAAGTCGTTCGAACCGGCCAGATCAGTGAGGTCTCGGCATCCGATCTGGCGCCGGGCGATCTCACGATTCTGGCTGAGGGCGATCGAGTGCCTGCCGATGGGCGGGTGATTGCCGCGGTCCAGTTCCGGGTCGACAACGCGCCGCTGACGGGCGAGTCGATCCCCAAGAGCCGCATATCCGAGGCCGCGATCGAGGGGCCGCTCGTCGAGAGCGCTAACATCGTCTTTGCCGGTACCACGGTCCTCTCCGGGACGGCGAGGGTCGTCATCTTCGCGACGGGGATGAACACGGAGTTCGGGAAGATTGCCCATCTGACGTCTGGGATCGAGGCCGAGATGAGTCCGCTGCAGCAGGAAATCCGAAAGGTCACTCGACTGATCGCGGCCATCTCGATGGGCATCGGTGTCGCCTTCTTCGGACTCGGCATCCTGAGCGGTCGAAGTTTCTGGGAGAATTTTGTCTTTGCGGTAGGACTCCTGGTGGCCAACGTCCCGGAAGGTCTCCTGCCGACGGTGACCCTCGCATTGGCTGTGGGCGGACAGCGGATGGCTAAACGGAAGGCGCTGATGAAGAACCTGGCCGCGGTGGAGACGCTGGGATGCGCCACGGTGATCTGCACGGATAAGACGGGGACCCTCACGGAGAATCGGATGGCGGTCACACGCATCTATATCCACGGCCGCGAGATTCGAGTGTCGGGCGGTTCGGTCACTACGGAGGCGGGAGAATCGGTGGCACCCGAGCTGCTGAGGCAGTGGGCGCCGCTGTTCGCCATCGCGGTCGGGTGCAATAATGCGAGTCGCCGTCACGACGAGGATGGCCCAGGAGCGGCGTTCGTCGGCGACCCGACGGAGATCGCCTTGCTCCAGTGCGCGGGCGCGGTGCTGCCGGACGGACCGGACGTATCGCCTCGCATTGGGGAATTCCCGTTTGATGCCGACCGGAAGCGGATGACCACCATTCACGCGGCGGCGTCCGCGGGCAGGGTGGCCTACGTGAAGGGCGCTCCAGAGGCGGTCCTGCCGATTTGCGGCTCTATCTTTGTTGATGGACGGGCGCTCCCTCTTAGGGAGGTCGATCGTGCGGCGATCGTGGACCGGCTGAATGCGTTTACCGG
This genomic stretch from Candidatus Methylomirabilis lanthanidiphila harbors:
- a CDS encoding aminoglycoside phosphotransferase; this encodes MTLQHKALAQYLEAALGGVVQVQAVRPITGDESHVVGKEPGVLHGHDLKAFGYGRPIQIDLLLNGVPRSYVLSTMRGGRGFGHDHKADRAGALIWAHEAYGKLARHVESIDVGFFTRDGQLQSAGRAEEYFLLVDKVEGATYRLDLERILAEGNASKLDFDRARALSDYLAKIHAEKEQDEQLYFRRIRDLIGHGEGIMGILDGYPTDYPLLPSKQQYVVECGCVAWRQCLKEKSARLSIVHGDFHPWNILFREGTDFTLLDRSRGEWGEPADDIAALSINFLFFSLLRSGRLEGPFQALFDCFYGGYLERTRDLDLNSVIPPFYVFRALVIASPRWYPDLPEEVRIKLLRFVQAMLRIEQFDHKDLNRYLL
- a CDS encoding thiamine pyrophosphate-binding protein, with the protein product MTEYEPRYNPLDEEHVEQVAGTKPRGLEKEIHESALPPTGVLELDLEQYVGDFNERIIGAYAAGTGEQSLPADVGVARSLIPPGTGALRDFSYIAPEIPRFDRDKCVGCMSCVTECPDTAILGKAIPKSHLEAELSAISDSQERDGIRAQWAVTRKYYEVFEKKGEEGALFGIFVDPTKCKGCAECVEVCDALGYHALAMIKKDEQTIPRYRSYFNFFRQVGPTPRAYINERALADMMLSDEALLYVGGAGSCMGCGEATAIRMMLAATGFVYGAEHVGIVAATGCNTVYGSTYPYNPFLVPWTNSLFENAPAVAMGVRAKWDQRGWQQKKVWVIGGDGAMYDIGFQALSRMLASGMDINVLILDTQVYSNTGGQASTATYTGQDAKMAIVGKATPGKRERRKELALIAMMHPDTFVAQTTAAHINHFYRAIMAANEYPGPAVVTVYTTCQPEHGVADDRSSYQAKLAVDSRAFPLFVYDPRKGERIKERLSLAGNPAVGDDWYRLPHTGEVVDFVAFARTEGRFAKQFDAEGRTSDTLRDAQADRLQYWRRLQELAGVR
- a CDS encoding inosine 5'-monophosphate dehydrogenase yields the protein MAEELVRDWMHRGVITCGPETSIQAVADAMKAHDISALVVVDEAGDAIGVISRTDLVNARFIEPYLKHWRGLTAKHLMSAPVVSVSDTTPLAEAAARLRDRKIHRLVVIERHGPHEKPIGILSITDLAGKA
- a CDS encoding adenylylsulfate kinase, with the protein product MAWVAWLTGLPGSGKSSVARETARRLEARGMRVRVLELDEIRRVVTPSASYTVQERETVYRALAYMAWLLYNEGASVIIDATAHRRRFRDAARALIPAFAEIYLCASLATCRARAGDRHGGYAPADVYGQAGREGSTVPGVDEMYEPPLHPELVINAETLDVKDAAEEAVQFLEGFQADRARVLLNADDKGGC
- a CDS encoding Fe-S oxidoreductase; the protein is MYPVISGFDHLVFAEAPKLIYWELTRACDLVCTHCRAEAIAMRDPFELSTEEAKVLLGQLRTFGDPPPQLVMTGGDPLKRPDFFELVRHSRSIGMPTSVAPSGTPLLTPDAIAALAENGVMSISLSIDGATAGSHDRFRGVAGCFETTMRAIQAVRAAGIPLQINTLVTPETMAELPGVFRLLKDLGIMRWSLFYLIATGRGRALREIRPSEAEALHNWIYDLVKTAPFAIKATEAPHFRRVAYMRMKLEGLDDTAIRQTPIGRGFGIRDGNGIMFISHTGDVYPSGFLPVTAGNVRRESPVSIYRHSEIFTRLRDADQYGGKCGLCEFRWVCGGSRARAFAETDDPNGSDPLCAYRPEAALVGAADGDRG
- a CDS encoding pyruvate ferredoxin oxidoreductase encodes the protein MTDEQFPFPGIPATADGSAAVVWVDTHITQGACAYPITPSTNMGTGYQAEVANGTRNLWGEPLFFIEPESEHSSASACEGFALAGGRVSNFTSGQGLVLMKEVLYTIAGKRLPAVFHIGARALTSQALNVHCGHDDVMAVADVGWGMLFAKNAQDAADLALIARRAAEEGETPFMTVQDGFLTTHTIENILLPELELMKEFIGDPHGGTRLRNLMNPLQPIMSGVVQNQDSYMKGKIAQRFFYDRLPTIVEGVMERFYSLTGRRYGLVEAYKLEDADYAIVGMGGLVETAMATVDYLRTHRGIRAGALHVTSFRPFPGPQIVEATKHLKAMAVIERMDNPLAQSNPLTAEIKAAFADAATGAPEFPPIGRLPIIYSGSAGLGSRDIRPGDLVAAIDNMRRDDGGSRYFVVGIKHDLALVPADDPDVRPSGTFSMRGHSVGGFGSVTTNKVIATIVGDLFGLKVQAYPKYGSEKKGLPTTYYLTVANERIRTHCELTQVDFVPLNDINAFNLGNPLAGLATGGMVFIQTDKKTPEEVWTGIPDYAKRIIRERRIRVLALDTVKIAREVASSADLEQRMQGIVLLGIFLRCTPFLREQQLSEEQVFPAVERSLRKYFGKRGEQVVRDNMAAVRRGYTEVFEVPAETMAYVETGG
- a CDS encoding UspA protein; the encoded protein is MQISRILFPTDFSHDAEHAFQYALTFAREFGAELHLLHVIYFPPQTPEYDIGQVIDSLVKNAEGSLKKLAESVDDPKPVFRLDVQVGVEHAEITKFAEREKIDLIVMGTRGRTGLAHVFLGSVAERVVRHASCPVLTVKLPARKGGEGVKKESAT